One stretch of Halodesulfovibrio sp. MK-HDV DNA includes these proteins:
- the hflK gene encoding FtsH protease activity modulator HflK — translation MNWDWEKLQEKRQRQSGQGPNWGGTPPEGNDSDPIGDGLKKLRGINFPAGKLVLALVVLFWLASGIYIVQPDEEGVVLQFGKYVATTGPGPHYHLPYPVETVYKPKVSQIRRIEVGFRSTGKASSFQQGQSRTVKAESLMLTGDENIVDVQFIVQYRISNAVDYLFNVTQQAVTVKSAAEAAMREVIGHNQIDNALTEGKLKIQNDCRQLLQDILNRYKAGIQIVAVQMQDVHPPKEVVDAFKDVASAREDRSRIINEAEAYSNDILPKARGAAAEIVNKAEAYKESTVSKAQGDASRFLAILAEYNQAKSITRKRMYLEAMENVFSGSGVNKVIVPNKGVTPTIPFLPLNDSSNSMMKGSK, via the coding sequence ATGAATTGGGATTGGGAAAAACTGCAAGAAAAGCGGCAGAGGCAATCGGGGCAAGGGCCTAACTGGGGTGGAACACCTCCAGAAGGCAATGATTCTGACCCGATCGGCGATGGCCTAAAGAAACTCCGAGGAATTAACTTTCCTGCGGGCAAGCTCGTTCTTGCCCTAGTAGTTCTTTTTTGGCTCGCATCCGGCATTTACATTGTGCAACCTGATGAAGAAGGTGTTGTCCTCCAGTTCGGCAAATATGTTGCCACAACTGGTCCTGGACCACATTACCATCTTCCTTACCCTGTTGAGACAGTTTATAAACCTAAAGTGTCTCAAATCCGCCGTATTGAGGTCGGGTTCCGATCTACTGGTAAAGCATCGTCTTTCCAGCAGGGACAGTCCCGTACTGTAAAGGCGGAGTCACTCATGCTTACTGGTGATGAGAACATCGTTGATGTTCAGTTCATTGTTCAGTACCGCATCAGCAACGCTGTGGACTACCTGTTTAATGTTACCCAGCAGGCTGTCACTGTTAAAAGTGCTGCCGAAGCCGCCATGCGCGAAGTTATCGGCCACAACCAGATTGACAATGCTCTGACTGAAGGGAAACTGAAAATTCAGAACGACTGCCGCCAACTGCTGCAGGATATTCTGAATCGTTACAAAGCAGGCATTCAGATTGTTGCGGTGCAAATGCAGGACGTTCATCCTCCGAAAGAGGTTGTTGACGCATTTAAAGACGTTGCAAGTGCCCGTGAAGACCGCAGCCGTATTATCAACGAAGCTGAGGCCTACAGTAACGACATTCTGCCAAAAGCACGTGGTGCCGCAGCAGAAATCGTTAACAAAGCAGAGGCATACAAAGAGTCTACCGTTAGCAAAGCTCAGGGTGATGCATCAAGATTCCTTGCAATCCTTGCTGAGTATAATCAGGCTAAATCCATTACCAGAAAGAGAATGTATTTAGAAGCTATGGAAAACGTTTTCAGTGGTTCCGGAGTGAACAAAGTGATTGTACCTAACAAAGGCGTTACTCCAACCATTCCATTTTTACCGCTCAACGACAGCAGTAACAGCATGATGAAGGGGAGTAAGTAA
- a CDS encoding 4Fe-4S binding protein, translating into MKRLEAVRMEQCIGCHSCSLACARLVHKKLSWNTAGIRISSAGGLTTGFEARLCVACDPAPCAEVCPTQALKQRKGGGVIVKHDKCIKCGKCAEVCPVDAIYYETESDLPYLCIHCGRCVPFCPHNCIELREIPTHEEE; encoded by the coding sequence ATGAAAAGACTAGAAGCGGTTCGTATGGAACAGTGTATTGGATGTCACTCCTGTTCACTGGCCTGTGCGCGGCTTGTTCATAAAAAACTGTCATGGAATACTGCAGGAATCCGTATTTCCTCCGCAGGCGGCTTGACCACCGGCTTTGAAGCACGGCTTTGTGTGGCATGTGATCCGGCACCATGCGCAGAAGTATGTCCGACTCAAGCCCTTAAACAGCGAAAGGGCGGCGGGGTTATCGTAAAGCACGACAAGTGTATTAAATGTGGAAAATGCGCGGAAGTGTGCCCTGTGGATGCGATTTATTACGAGACAGAAAGCGATCTGCCGTATCTTTGTATTCATTGTGGACGTTGCGTGCCGTTTTGCCCGCACAACTGTATAGAGCTGCGTGAAATTCCGACGCACGAAGAAGAATAA
- a CDS encoding aldehyde ferredoxin oxidoreductase N-terminal domain-containing protein has protein sequence MKMDPNFSRVLHVNLDTGKSETLMIEDRHMHIGGSGLAAVLYERYGVFDAPADDPRQPLIFAVGPLTGFYPLMSKVVCGFRSPYTGEWAESHAGGRFALSIRFAGYDALMITGKAKKLSALVVGSRSCEVENVTYLRGKDVFATGKFLRRFGKKNAGHRSSIRIGLAGERGVAYACINVDSFRHFGRLGSGAAMGFKNLKGIIVSGDGSFDLPEGKAYTDMMKDIYQDITETGKMKKYHDLGTPQNLIPLNELQALPWNNLQKTHDERVEDISGETFAKRLLLRQAACAGCPVGCIHIGLLRQQFASEHEFLYKQVSYDYEPIFAQGSMLGITTAEDVLALLDETEKLGLDCMSAGVALAWAAEATEKGIISKEETIADLKFGEMKGFLEGLKFIASGENAFYQALSRGSMVAAKLYGGEDFACVLGQEMAGYATGEVFFVASAYGFRHSHLDTGGYAFDQNNTEKNAEKAIDFMLEDERGRIYINCMMGCLFARGTYGPEKLKEALTAAGFGKIADNLEEAGKYIQKLRWQLKCKTGFDVDAVTIPKRFTEVVTWKGGIDTEYMDEVAKRYATAIKEMAQCGE, from the coding sequence ATGAAAATGGATCCAAACTTCTCACGCGTATTGCATGTAAATCTTGATACCGGCAAAAGTGAAACGTTAATGATCGAAGACCGCCACATGCATATCGGTGGCAGTGGTCTTGCGGCAGTTTTATACGAACGGTACGGCGTTTTTGATGCTCCGGCAGATGATCCGCGCCAGCCGTTAATATTTGCAGTAGGCCCTCTTACAGGTTTCTATCCACTTATGAGTAAGGTCGTGTGCGGGTTCCGCTCACCTTACACTGGAGAGTGGGCAGAAAGCCACGCAGGTGGGCGGTTTGCTCTATCTATCCGCTTTGCCGGTTACGATGCTTTGATGATTACCGGAAAGGCAAAGAAGTTGAGCGCTCTTGTTGTAGGCTCGCGTTCCTGCGAAGTGGAAAACGTTACGTATCTTCGTGGAAAAGACGTTTTTGCCACAGGTAAATTTTTGCGCCGATTCGGGAAAAAGAATGCAGGACACCGTTCCTCTATCCGTATCGGTTTAGCTGGAGAACGTGGTGTGGCGTATGCCTGTATCAACGTAGACTCCTTCCGTCATTTTGGGCGGCTCGGCTCCGGTGCAGCAATGGGCTTTAAAAATCTTAAAGGGATTATTGTTTCCGGTGACGGCTCTTTCGATTTACCGGAAGGAAAAGCCTATACCGATATGATGAAAGATATTTATCAAGATATCACTGAAACAGGTAAGATGAAAAAGTACCATGACTTAGGTACTCCTCAGAACTTGATTCCGTTGAACGAACTGCAAGCTTTGCCGTGGAACAATTTGCAGAAGACGCACGATGAACGCGTTGAAGATATTTCAGGTGAAACGTTTGCGAAAAGGCTCTTGCTTCGTCAGGCGGCATGTGCAGGCTGTCCTGTCGGGTGTATTCATATTGGTTTGTTACGTCAGCAGTTTGCAAGCGAGCATGAGTTCCTCTACAAACAAGTATCGTATGACTATGAGCCGATTTTTGCGCAGGGTAGTATGCTTGGTATTACAACTGCCGAAGATGTGCTGGCTCTGCTGGATGAAACAGAGAAGCTCGGACTTGATTGCATGAGCGCGGGTGTTGCCCTTGCATGGGCAGCAGAAGCAACAGAAAAGGGCATTATCTCCAAAGAGGAAACCATTGCTGATCTCAAGTTCGGCGAGATGAAAGGGTTCCTTGAAGGGCTTAAATTTATTGCCTCTGGTGAGAATGCATTTTATCAGGCTCTTTCCCGTGGCTCTATGGTCGCTGCGAAGTTGTACGGTGGCGAAGATTTCGCCTGTGTTCTTGGTCAGGAAATGGCGGGCTATGCAACTGGTGAAGTCTTTTTTGTAGCTTCAGCTTACGGCTTCCGCCATTCTCACCTTGATACTGGCGGGTACGCATTTGATCAGAACAACACTGAGAAGAATGCAGAAAAAGCAATCGACTTTATGCTCGAAGACGAGCGAGGTCGAATTTACATCAATTGCATGATGGGCTGTCTTTTTGCTCGCGGCACATACGGGCCGGAAAAATTAAAAGAAGCTCTTACAGCAGCAGGTTTTGGAAAAATTGCCGATAACCTTGAAGAGGCCGGTAAATATATTCAGAAATTGCGTTGGCAGTTGAAGTGCAAAACCGGATTTGATGTGGATGCCGTTACAATTCCAAAACGCTTTACAGAAGTGGTTACATGGAAAGGCGGAATTGACACCGAGTACATGGACGAAGTAGCAAAGCGTTACGCCACAGCCATTAAAGAAATGGCTCAGTGTGGAGAGTAG
- a CDS encoding TPM domain-containing protein, whose product MGFFRNRRGPLIRANSSGEFFLRAMLLLAVFAAVAAAFWYQTEHSYKEIRSRGSVYDQTETLTSAQQTALREFASAMRETHGLKLRVQVRNTPVVLPAELDTKTVFIGINPYTRQVLVEFPPLLRKALGAEYMYNLQNVYFTPYFEKNQWQHGLASALQQLWDDMGGQ is encoded by the coding sequence ATGGGATTTTTTAGAAATAGACGTGGGCCGTTAATCCGAGCCAACTCTTCTGGTGAATTCTTTTTGCGTGCCATGTTGCTGCTGGCGGTATTCGCAGCAGTAGCCGCAGCATTTTGGTATCAGACCGAACATAGTTACAAAGAGATTCGTTCTCGTGGATCTGTGTACGATCAGACAGAGACGCTGACTTCTGCCCAGCAAACTGCGTTACGTGAATTTGCTTCAGCAATGCGCGAAACACATGGGCTAAAGTTGCGTGTGCAGGTGCGCAATACTCCGGTCGTTCTGCCAGCAGAGCTGGACACTAAGACTGTGTTTATCGGGATTAACCCATACACTCGTCAGGTTCTGGTTGAATTCCCTCCTTTGCTTCGAAAAGCGTTGGGGGCAGAGTACATGTACAATTTACAAAATGTATATTTCACACCGTATTTTGAAAAGAACCAGTGGCAACACGGTTTAGCGTCGGCACTCCAACAATTATGGGATGACATGGGCGGACAATAG
- a CDS encoding DUF1499 domain-containing protein, which yields MINTTGLIKWVFIIFCALVLAGFLFFRQLGSKSADMTETLGVTNGQLAAMPETPNAVSSQTDIASKYVAPLPMTGSVQQTKAKILECLQEMGHNSVLSQNDDYIHAVFVTPFMQYHDDVEFYIDTATHLVQFRSASRVGKSDFGANKARYETFKELYLPQ from the coding sequence ATGATCAATACAACAGGTCTCATTAAATGGGTGTTCATCATATTCTGTGCACTGGTCCTTGCCGGCTTCCTCTTTTTTAGACAGCTTGGCTCAAAATCTGCTGATATGACAGAGACACTCGGCGTCACAAACGGGCAACTTGCTGCTATGCCGGAAACACCGAATGCCGTGTCCAGCCAGACAGATATTGCATCTAAATATGTTGCGCCGCTGCCTATGACTGGTTCAGTGCAGCAAACAAAAGCGAAAATTTTAGAGTGCTTGCAAGAGATGGGGCATAACTCTGTGCTCTCTCAAAATGATGATTATATTCATGCGGTCTTTGTTACGCCGTTTATGCAATATCATGATGATGTTGAATTCTATATTGATACAGCAACTCACCTCGTGCAATTTCGATCTGCTTCACGCGTCGGTAAATCTGACTTCGGAGCAAACAAGGCGCGGTATGAGACCTTTAAGGAACTCTATCTTCCGCAATAA
- the rnhA gene encoding ribonuclease HI: MKHIFLYTDGSCLGNPGPGGWATVLRFGDTDKELSGGFALTTNNRMELLAVIEGLAALTERCKVDLYTDSQYVRNAVEKKWLVNWQKNGWKNAAKKPVKNKDLWLRLLPYLEKHDVSLHWVRGHSGHPENERCDDLARAEASKPNLPRDVGHEAA, encoded by the coding sequence ATGAAACATATTTTCCTTTATACAGACGGCTCATGCCTCGGTAACCCCGGCCCCGGTGGTTGGGCAACCGTTCTGCGTTTTGGTGATACAGACAAAGAACTTTCAGGTGGCTTTGCGTTGACCACCAACAACAGGATGGAACTTCTTGCAGTAATCGAAGGGCTTGCCGCGCTCACAGAGCGATGCAAAGTCGATCTTTACACAGATTCTCAGTACGTGCGTAACGCCGTAGAGAAAAAGTGGCTCGTAAACTGGCAGAAAAATGGTTGGAAGAATGCTGCGAAGAAGCCAGTCAAAAACAAAGATCTTTGGCTGCGACTGCTCCCGTATCTCGAAAAGCACGACGTGAGTTTGCACTGGGTTCGCGGACACAGTGGACATCCTGAAAACGAGCGATGTGATGATCTTGCGCGCGCTGAAGCGTCCAAGCCTAATCTGCCTCGCGATGTAGGTCACGAAGCAGCTTAA
- the qrcD gene encoding menaquinone reductase integral membrane subunit QrcD translates to MGKNYSLPADHELFPEGASRCSLTKFSIWMGLVGAVALWGLYAAFRVLAEGLGVTGLDDYFGFGLWITFDLAVIALGAGAFFTGLLRYILNIDPLKNIINLTVIIGFICYSGAMLILVLDVGQPIRAWFGYWHANVHSMLTEVIFCITCYLIVLIIEYVPLVLEQKQLNKIPVLHHLAHNLHVWMPLFAGIGAFLSTFHQGSLGGMYGVLFGRPYVLRDGFFIWPWTFFLFVISAVASGPVFTVLIATLMEKMTGKKLVSWEIKSLMGKIAGAMLLVYLVFKFADTYAWAVDVLPRSGLTFDQNFYQTIYGKWLLWSELFLCGIVPCVILLTPKLRNTPALFYSAALLDCAGITINRYVFTVQALAMPVMPFDSWEIYAPNWAEWGATALVVAYGAIILSLSYRYLPVFPQERALNATKSS, encoded by the coding sequence ATGGGAAAGAACTACTCTCTTCCTGCAGATCATGAACTCTTCCCGGAAGGCGCATCACGTTGCTCTCTGACGAAGTTTTCAATCTGGATGGGACTTGTCGGTGCTGTAGCTCTTTGGGGTCTTTACGCTGCATTTAGAGTGCTCGCGGAAGGACTTGGCGTTACAGGCCTTGATGACTACTTCGGCTTTGGTCTCTGGATTACCTTTGACCTTGCTGTTATTGCTCTCGGTGCTGGTGCGTTCTTCACCGGTCTGCTCAGATACATCCTGAACATTGACCCTCTGAAGAACATCATTAACCTCACCGTGATTATTGGTTTTATTTGCTACTCCGGTGCTATGCTCATTCTCGTGCTCGACGTTGGTCAGCCGATTCGTGCATGGTTCGGGTACTGGCATGCGAACGTACACTCCATGCTTACAGAAGTTATTTTCTGTATTACTTGTTACCTGATTGTTCTGATCATTGAATATGTACCTCTGGTACTTGAGCAGAAACAGCTTAACAAGATTCCAGTACTGCATCATCTCGCGCATAACCTGCACGTTTGGATGCCTCTGTTTGCTGGTATCGGTGCGTTCCTTTCCACTTTCCACCAGGGTTCACTCGGTGGTATGTACGGCGTTCTTTTTGGTCGTCCTTACGTACTCCGTGATGGTTTCTTCATCTGGCCTTGGACATTCTTCCTCTTCGTTATTTCCGCAGTTGCTTCCGGTCCGGTATTTACCGTTCTTATCGCAACACTCATGGAAAAAATGACTGGCAAGAAACTGGTTAGCTGGGAAATCAAATCCCTTATGGGTAAAATTGCCGGTGCCATGCTGCTTGTATACCTCGTATTCAAGTTCGCAGACACCTACGCATGGGCAGTGGATGTACTGCCTCGTTCCGGTCTTACTTTTGACCAGAACTTTTACCAAACAATCTACGGCAAGTGGCTCCTGTGGTCAGAGCTGTTCCTGTGCGGCATAGTTCCGTGTGTGATTTTACTTACACCGAAACTGCGCAACACTCCTGCTCTTTTCTACTCTGCTGCTCTGCTCGATTGTGCAGGCATTACTATCAACCGTTATGTATTTACGGTTCAGGCTCTCGCGATGCCGGTAATGCCTTTCGATAGTTGGGAAATATATGCACCAAACTGGGCAGAATGGGGTGCAACCGCACTCGTTGTTGCCTATGGCGCTATTATTCTCAGCTTGTCATATCGTTACCTGCCGGTTTTCCCGCAGGAACGCGCACTGAATGCGACTAAGTCCAGCTAG
- the qrcC gene encoding menaquinone reductase iron-sulfur cluster-binding subunit QrcC: protein METKEFTIKWGMAIDLDKCTGCGACMVACQAENNLAPVADASNKIKVMNWITVYELSNGKPYPEHDVAYLPRPCQQCGHPPCVSVCPVIATEKNEEGGIVSQVTPRCIGCRYCMAACPYHARYFNWRDPVWPGGLEKALTPDVSVRPRGVVEKCTFCHHRWMAAKDKAIVEGRDPMDLAEDEYVTSCTEACPNGAITFGDLNNEEHEVAKLASSKHAHRLLERLGADTQVYYVSRREWVLRQLDNYLEDEKVKG, encoded by the coding sequence ATGGAAACTAAAGAATTCACTATCAAATGGGGCATGGCGATTGACCTCGACAAATGTACCGGTTGTGGTGCTTGCATGGTTGCATGTCAGGCAGAAAACAACTTGGCGCCAGTCGCTGATGCTTCCAATAAAATCAAAGTAATGAACTGGATCACGGTCTACGAACTGTCCAACGGTAAACCTTACCCTGAACACGACGTAGCCTATCTGCCTCGCCCTTGTCAGCAGTGTGGTCATCCGCCTTGCGTTTCTGTTTGTCCGGTTATCGCGACAGAGAAAAACGAAGAAGGCGGAATCGTCAGCCAGGTAACTCCTCGTTGCATCGGCTGTCGTTACTGCATGGCTGCCTGCCCTTACCACGCACGCTACTTTAACTGGCGTGACCCGGTATGGCCTGGTGGACTTGAAAAAGCTCTTACTCCTGACGTATCTGTACGTCCTCGTGGTGTTGTGGAGAAATGTACTTTCTGTCACCACCGCTGGATGGCTGCAAAAGACAAAGCTATTGTTGAAGGTCGCGATCCTATGGATCTGGCTGAAGACGAATACGTTACTTCTTGTACCGAGGCATGTCCTAACGGTGCAATTACCTTCGGTGACCTTAATAACGAAGAACATGAAGTAGCTAAGCTTGCCAGCTCCAAACACGCTCACAGATTGCTCGAACGTCTCGGTGCCGACACTCAGGTTTACTATGTAAGCCGCCGTGAATGGGTACTGCGTCAGCTCGATAACTATCTGGAAGACGAAAAGGTTAAGGGGTAA
- the qrcB gene encoding menaquinone reductase molybdopterin-binding-like subunit QrcB, protein MAVDRRGFLKFVAGATTGVLATPVPWKLLDDASIWTQNWSWIPRNVDGENSYVSTISKLCPSAAGMKVRLVGERPVRVLPDDNHPLSMGGITALAAAEVQLMYSPSRVKRPLKHAGDGAYVAISWEEAEKMLKENLRRAGSKVAYVSGDETGTINELLSAMAKESGSDDFYVMPSEIQPAALAFANMNGKGQLGYDIENSDYVFAIGANILESWGTVLRNRAAFKKSHPAAEKPTVKFVYAGPVQNNTAAGADEWLPAKSGAEAIVAMGIANLLIKSGASVNAPDFAEFKALAAMYTPQKVAALAGVAPARLKAITAELSKAQRPIVLTGSEFGQGTGVATVLAGTAVNMLLGSFGREGGVKALPLAPKVIASGMDRSESAQKDLVAYLSRISAGKVPMPRAMVFYEANPVYGLPQPAAMAKVMDKVPFRVAFTSFLDETAKACDLILPTPLGLERFDDVETPYGIGQAFYGLARPVAPCVIDGKPAADVLLSVAGQLNMDLGFATFEEILQAKAEAAGADWESLMEGEFFTSNAVAEQSGLRLAAGVIGKALAAAPKAAKLSIAPVQKLNIGTPNTAIPPYNNKTIRRWELQKNEMYVAMNGATARELGVMKHERIKLSNSSGSIQARVNIFEGVMPNTIAVLMGFGHTAFDEFSKGKGENVMELLTVGYEAGTGQSVWNVAGVNVSKA, encoded by the coding sequence ATGGCAGTAGATAGACGAGGATTCCTTAAGTTTGTTGCAGGCGCCACGACTGGCGTTCTGGCTACTCCCGTTCCTTGGAAGCTCCTTGATGACGCGAGTATCTGGACTCAGAACTGGTCCTGGATTCCACGAAACGTAGACGGTGAAAACTCCTACGTTTCAACCATCAGTAAACTGTGTCCTTCCGCTGCGGGCATGAAAGTTCGTTTGGTTGGCGAGCGTCCAGTACGCGTGCTTCCAGATGATAACCACCCTCTTTCTATGGGTGGCATCACTGCTCTCGCTGCAGCAGAAGTTCAACTAATGTACTCTCCTTCCCGTGTGAAACGTCCTCTTAAGCATGCTGGCGACGGCGCTTATGTTGCGATTTCATGGGAAGAAGCAGAGAAAATGCTCAAAGAAAATCTCAGAAGAGCTGGTTCCAAAGTTGCTTATGTATCTGGTGATGAAACCGGTACTATCAACGAACTTCTTTCCGCTATGGCGAAAGAAAGTGGTTCCGATGACTTCTACGTCATGCCTTCAGAGATTCAGCCAGCAGCACTTGCTTTTGCCAATATGAACGGCAAAGGTCAGCTTGGCTATGACATCGAAAACAGCGACTACGTGTTTGCTATCGGTGCCAACATCCTTGAGTCATGGGGTACTGTGCTTCGCAACCGCGCAGCATTTAAAAAGTCCCACCCTGCTGCAGAGAAACCAACTGTTAAATTCGTCTACGCAGGCCCTGTGCAGAATAACACTGCTGCAGGTGCAGACGAATGGTTACCAGCAAAATCCGGTGCGGAAGCAATCGTTGCAATGGGCATTGCAAACCTGCTTATCAAATCCGGCGCTTCAGTTAATGCACCAGACTTTGCAGAGTTCAAAGCGCTTGCCGCTATGTACACTCCGCAAAAGGTTGCTGCACTCGCTGGCGTTGCTCCTGCTAGGCTTAAAGCTATCACGGCAGAGCTTTCAAAAGCTCAGCGTCCTATTGTTCTTACCGGTTCTGAATTCGGTCAAGGCACAGGCGTTGCAACTGTTCTCGCTGGTACCGCGGTTAACATGCTGCTCGGTAGCTTTGGTCGCGAAGGCGGCGTAAAAGCTCTTCCTTTGGCACCGAAAGTTATTGCTTCCGGTATGGATCGTTCTGAAAGCGCTCAAAAAGACCTTGTAGCTTACCTTTCCCGCATTAGCGCAGGTAAAGTTCCAATGCCTCGTGCAATGGTCTTCTACGAAGCAAACCCAGTATACGGTCTGCCACAGCCTGCAGCTATGGCTAAAGTTATGGATAAGGTTCCCTTCAGAGTAGCTTTCACAAGCTTCCTTGATGAAACAGCGAAAGCTTGTGACCTTATCCTGCCTACTCCGCTCGGTCTTGAACGCTTCGATGACGTGGAAACACCATACGGCATCGGTCAGGCATTCTATGGTCTTGCTCGTCCAGTTGCGCCTTGCGTAATTGACGGCAAACCAGCTGCTGACGTTCTCCTGAGTGTTGCTGGTCAGCTCAACATGGACCTCGGCTTTGCTACGTTTGAAGAAATTCTTCAGGCAAAAGCAGAAGCTGCGGGTGCTGATTGGGAAAGCCTGATGGAAGGCGAATTCTTCACAAGCAATGCTGTTGCAGAACAGTCTGGTCTGCGGCTTGCCGCAGGTGTAATAGGTAAAGCACTTGCTGCTGCACCTAAGGCTGCAAAACTGAGCATTGCCCCTGTGCAGAAGCTTAACATCGGTACCCCAAACACCGCTATTCCACCTTACAACAACAAAACAATTCGTCGCTGGGAACTCCAGAAAAACGAAATGTATGTTGCGATGAACGGTGCTACGGCGCGTGAGCTTGGCGTTATGAAACACGAACGCATCAAGCTCAGCAATTCCAGTGGCAGCATCCAGGCCCGTGTGAACATCTTTGAAGGCGTTATGCCAAATACCATTGCAGTGTTAATGGGCTTTGGTCACACCGCATTTGACGAGTTCAGTAAAGGCAAAGGCGAAAACGTCATGGAGCTGCTGACTGTTGGTTATGAAGCCGGCACCGGACAGTCTGTCTGGAACGTTGCTGGTGTAAACGTCAGCAAGGCATAA
- the qrcA gene encoding menaquinone reductase multiheme cytochrome c subunit QrcA, with product MEERLLHPADGNSTSRQFGGAAPFFVGLVVALIFGWWAFPGLLFSEQEQPINFSHKVHIQDAEMECSACHYFREDGTFAGLPTTESCAECHSDEPLGEDPEEARFIKEYVETGKEVKWHVYQAQPDNVFFSHAAHSMESCNSCHDFTETELCSQCHIDVANMDKAPTYYENKLTKYSKQTMKMWQCERCHAHPEHYGVTRSSNACFVCHK from the coding sequence ATGGAGGAGAGACTATTACATCCTGCCGACGGGAACAGTACGTCACGCCAATTTGGCGGCGCGGCCCCGTTCTTCGTAGGTCTGGTAGTGGCACTCATCTTTGGTTGGTGGGCGTTCCCTGGACTGCTTTTTTCAGAACAGGAACAGCCTATTAATTTCAGCCATAAGGTGCATATTCAAGACGCAGAAATGGAATGTTCTGCGTGCCATTATTTCCGTGAAGACGGCACTTTTGCCGGCCTTCCGACAACTGAAAGCTGTGCCGAATGTCACAGCGACGAACCACTCGGGGAAGATCCGGAAGAAGCACGCTTCATTAAGGAGTATGTTGAGACCGGTAAAGAAGTTAAATGGCATGTTTATCAAGCACAGCCAGATAACGTCTTCTTCAGTCATGCTGCTCATTCTATGGAATCATGCAATTCTTGCCATGACTTCACAGAAACCGAGCTCTGCTCCCAGTGTCACATTGATGTGGCCAATATGGACAAGGCCCCGACTTACTATGAAAACAAGCTGACCAAGTACAGCAAACAGACCATGAAGATGTGGCAATGTGAACGCTGCCATGCTCATCCAGAGCACTACGGCGTTACTCGTTCCAGCAACGCATGCTTCGTCTGTCATAAGTAA